Sequence from the Actinocatenispora sera genome:
TGCCGACCGTGCGCAGCAGCTCGACCGCCTTGGCCCGGGCGGCGCGCCGGGACAGGCCGCGGTGCCGGCGAAACAGCTCGCCCAGCTGGTCGCCGATGGTCAGTACCGGGTTGAGTGCGGAGAGTGCGTCCTGGAACACCAGGCTGATCCGGCTGCCGCGCACGTCGCGGCGCTGCGCCTCGGTGAGTGCGGTGAGGTCGAGGTCGCCCAGCCGCAGTTCGCCGGCGCTGACCTGGGCGTCGGAGAGGCCGAGGATCGCCCGGGCGGTGACCGACTTGCCGGAGCCGGACTCGCCGAGCAGGGCGACGAGTTGCCCGCGGTGCACGTCCAGGTCGACGCCGCGGACGGCCGGGATCTCGCCGTCGTGGCCGAAGCTGACGGACAGGTCCCGGACCCGCAGGGTGGGTGCAGCCGCCACGGCCACCTCCGTTCGATCCGTCGGCGCGATCGCCGACATCGGCATCGTGCCCGACAATGACTTCGATCAATGATCTGTTGCCTGATTCTTGCCGCCATCTTGACTTCTGCGCCGCAGATTGGCAACCCTTGAGTCGTCCGGGTCGCCGACGACAACCGCGGCGGTACCGGCACGCACCGACCGCGAAGAAGGGAACGCCATGCTCGAACCGGCCGCCCGCTACACCGGCTACACCGCCTGGGACTACCTGGAGCCGGACGTCGACTACCGCGCGTTCCGGTACGCGAAGCAGATCGGCCGGGTACCGGAGTACGCCGGGCTGTCGCTGTCCGACGACCAGGCGAAGCGGGCCGAACGGCTGCTGCGCGACGAGATCGTCATCTCGCTGCACGACCACGTCCAGGTCTTCCCGGAGGACATGGGCGAGCTGCGCGAGCACATCCGGCAGGGCCGCGAACCCACCGGGTACGAGGGCCTCGCCCGCTCCGGCATGACCGCCGTGTTCGACAACGGCATGGACGGCACCTGCTGCATCTCCTCCGACGCCGGCTGGAAGTACTCCGACGTGCTGTTCGACCTCGGGGTGCGGATGGCCGACCTGGCGCACCAGGACTTCGTGGTGAAGGCCGAGACCGTGGCCGACATCCGCCACGCGCACGCCACCGGCCGGCTCGCGCACGTGTTCGGGCTGGAAGCCGCCACCATGATCGAGAACGAGGTGGACCGCCTCGACGTGCTCTACGGCTTCGGCGTGCGGCAGATCGGCATCGCGTACTCGGAGGCCAACACGCTGGGGTCCGGGCTCAAGGAGCGCGGCGACGGTGGCCTGACGTACTTCGGTGAGCGCGCCGTGAAGCGGATGAACAAGCTGGGCGTGGCGATCGACATCTCGCACTCCGGCGACCGCACCGCGCTGGAGGTCATCCAGACCTCGACCAAGCCGGTGTTCATCACGCACTGCGGCTCGCGCGAGGTGTGGCCGACCAACCGGATGAAGCCGGACGCGCTGATCGCCGCCTGCGCCGAGCGCGGCGGCGTGCTCGGGCTGGAGGCCGCGCCGCACACCAGCCTGTCCGAGGCGCACCCGAAGCACTCGCTGGAGTCGGTGATGGACCACTTCACCCACCTGGTGGACGTGGTCGGCATCGACCACGTGGCGTTCGGGCCGGACACGCTGTTCGGCGACCACGTCGGGCTGCACGACGCGTTCGCGAAGAACCTGTCGATCGCGCAGGCGCACGGGCACGTCGACTACCCGAAGGTCGAGTACGTGGACGGGTTGGAGAACCCGGCCGAGTGCTTCACCAACATCATCGGCTGGCTGGTCGCGCACGAGTACTCCGACGACGAGATCCGCAAGGTCGTCGGCGGCAACATCCTGCGTGTGCTCGACGAGGTCTGGGTCTGATGCGCCGCCGGTCGTTCGCGGCGCTCGCCGCCACCGCGGTCGGTGCGCCGGCGGTCGGTGGGGTACTGGCCGGCTGCGCGCCGAGCCCGCGCCCGGGCTCGCGGGCGGCCGGCGCCACCCTGACCGTCGCGACCACCACCGACGTGGTCAACTTCAACCCGCTGGTCGGCAACAGCCGCACCGACTACTGGATCACCGACCTGATGTACCCGCGGCTGCTGACCATCGACGAGGCCGGCAACAAGCAGCCGTGGCTCGCCGTCAGGTACGGCTACCACGACCCGAAGACCGGGTACTACCGGATCCGCGACGACGTGCGCTGGAGCGACGGGAAGCCGGTGACCGCCGCCGACGTCGCGTTCACCATCAACGCGATCAAGCGCGACAAGCCCGCCGGCAACACCACCTTCGGGCAGCTGACCAACGTGGCGAGGGCGAGCGCGGCGTCGGCCACCGAGGTCCTGCTGCACCTGTCCAAGCCGGACCAGACGGTCCTGCGCGAGGTCGGGTTCTGGATGAACGTGGTACCGGCGCACGTGTTCGGCAAGGTCTCCAACGTGGCGACGTTCGCCAACACCGGCGACTGGGTCGGCTGCGGGCCGTACACGCTGGTGTCGGCGGCGAAGGGCCAGGCGTACACGCTGGAGCGCACCGAGCCGTACCCCTGGGCGCCGGGCGGGAAGCCGAGCCTGGCCCGGGTGGTGTTCCGGGTGTACCCGGACATCAACACCGAGATCCTGGCGCTGCGCAGCGGTGAGGTCGACCTGATCGCGAACACGCTGCCACCGGCGCAGGTGGACGTGCTGCGGCACACCACCGGCATCACCGTGCGCAAGGTGCCGGGGCTGGGTTACGCGCACCTGGCGTACAACATGAAGCACAAGCCGCTGGACAAGCTCGCGGTACGGCAGGCGCTCGCGCACGCGGTCGACTACGCGGCGATCCGCCGGGTCGTCCTGCAGGGCCAGGCGGTGTCCACGCACTCCAGCCCGATCGCGCCGGTGTTGACCGCCTACGCCGATCCGAGCATGACCGAGTACCGGCACGACCCGGCGCACGCGCGGCGGCTGCTGCGGCAGGCCGGGTACCACGCGGACGCGCGGGGCCGGTTCGGCCTGTCGCTGCGGATGATCTACTCGCTGCAGGACGCGGTCACCGCGCAGTGGGCCAGCATGGTCGCCTCCGACGCGGCGAAGGCCGGCATCACCATCACGTTGCAGGGCATGGACCGCAACACCTACCTGGCCAAGACCGACGCCGGCGACTACGACATCTACGCCGGCAACTTCGCCATCATGGACGACCCGGTCACCAACATGGCGCTGACCTACCTGCCCGGCGGCGCGATCAACTACAGCAAGGTCGACGACCCGGCGCTGTCGAAGCTGATCACCGACGCGCAGGTCGCCACCCCCGACGAGCAGCGCGAGCTGGTCGCGAAGGCGGCGCACCTGGTCCGGGACAACGTGTACGACAACGTCGTCTACATGCAGAACTTCTACGTCGCGCACCGCACCGAGTGGACCGGGTTCGTCGCGAAGCCCAGCGAGCTGCTCACCGTGGTCGATCCGGCGTCGCTCGCCCGGGTCCGGACCCGCAGTTGATGAGGACGTGGCCATGAGCACCGCACTGAGATTCGCCGGCCGCCGCGTGGCGCGCGGCCTGCTCACCCTCTGGTTCGCCGTCACCGCAACGTTTCTGCTGCTGCGGCTACTGCCCGGCAACCCCGCGCTGGCGGTGGCGAACCCCAACATGACCAAGCACGACCAGGCGCTGCTGCTGCACCAGTACGGGCTGGACCAGCCGTTGATCGTGCAGTACGGCAAGTACCTGTGGCAGCTGCTGCACGGCAACCTCGGCATCTCGTTCACCCAGCAGGTACCGGTGTCGTCGGTGCTGCTCGCGCGGCTGCCGTGGACGCTGCTGCTGACCGGCTCGGCGCTGGCGGTGACGATCGCGGTCGGGGTACCGCTGGGCGTGCTCGCCGCGACCCGCCGCGGCACCGTGGTGGATCGCCTGGTGCAGCTGGGCGGCGTCGTCGGCCAGTCGCTGTTCGTGCCCAGCGTCGGCATCTTCCTGCTGTTCTTCTTCGGGCTGTGGTTGCGGTGGCTGCCGATCGGCGGCGCGTACTCCCCCGACGCGGCCGGCGCCGGCTGGTACGGCAACGTGCTCGCGCACCTGGTGCTGCCGTGCCTGTCGCTGATGCTGCTGCAGATCGGCTCGTACGTGCTGACGCTGCGGGCCAGCCTGATCGACGCGCTCGGCGAGGACTACTGCGAGCTGGCCCGGGCCAAGGGCCTGCCGAACCGCGCGGTGGTGTGGAAGCACGCGCTGCGCAACGCGCTGCTGCCGACGACCACGCTGGTCGGGTTGCAGCTCGGCTTCCTGGTCGGCGGCGCCGTGCTGACCGAGACGATCTTCGCCTACCCGGGCATCGGCCGCGGCATCTACGAGGCCGTCACCCAGCTGGACTACCCGGTGTTGCAGGGCGCGTTCGTGCTGCTCGCCGCGACCGTGGTGGTGGCGAGCATGCTCACCGACCTGCTGTACGGGGTGCTGGATCCGAGAGTGAGGACCCGATGACTGCACAGGCGCGTACCGACGCCCCGGCCGCGGTGCTGGAGCCGGTGGCCGTCGCGGAGAGTTCGGCCCGGCGCACCTGGCGGGCGTTTCGCCGCAACCCCTTGGGGCTGCCGGCGGTGGTCGTCGTCGCGGTCCTGATCCTCGTCGGGCTGTGCGCGCCGCTGATCACCGCCGAACCCAGCGGGTACGGGCCGGACGTGTTGCAGGCGCCGTCGGCGGCGCACTGGTTCGGCACCGACAACCTGGGCCGGGACATCTTCGCCGAGGTCGTCTGGGGCACCCGGGCCAGCATGCTGGTGGCCGTCTGCTCGTCGGCGCTGGCGATCGCGCTCGGCGTGCTGGTGGCGGTGGTCGGGGCGTACTTCCGGCGGCTGGACACCGCGGTCGGCACGCTGGTCGACCTGATGCTGTCGCTGCCGGTGTTGCCGCTGATGATCCTGATCGCGGCGCTGGCCGGGCCGAGCCTGCCGGTGACCGTGGCGGTGATCGCCGCGTTCAGCTGGCCGGAGGTGACCCGGGTGGTGCGCTCGGCGGCGCTGTCGGTGGTGGGGTTGCCGTACATGGACGCGGCGCGGGTGATCGGCGGTAGCCACCGCTGGATCATCCGCAAGCACCTGCTGCCGGCGACCGCACCGGTGATCGTCGTGTCGGTCGTACTGACGGCCTCCCGGGCGGTGCTGTCCGCCGCCGGGCTGGCGTTCCTCGGCTTGTCCGACGCGCAGTCCTGGTCCTGGGGCCGGATCCTGTACGAGGCGCAGCAGTCCGGTGCGATGTCCAGCGCCTGGTGGACGACGCTGTTCCCGTCGCTGGCGATCCTCGCCCTGGTGGTGTCGGCGACGCTGATGTCGATCGCCTACAACGACGCCCGCAACCCGCGCAACCAAGGCCGCTGAATGTCCACTGTGGAGGAATCTGGGATGGCTTCGCTGAGCCAACGGCTGCCGGCCGAGCACTACCGCACCGTGCAGTCCGCGGTACGCGACCGGCTGGCCGGCGCCGGCCTCGACGCGCTGTGCACCGACGACCCGGACGACGTCGCCTACCTGACCGGGTTCTTCCACCACCCGGGCGAGCGGCCGGTCGCGGTCCTGCTCGACGCCGACCGCACCGTACTGGTACTGCCGGAGCTGGAACGAGAGCACGCGCAGGCCCAGCGCGCGGCGGCGGAGCTCGTCGCGTTCCCCGAGTACCCGGGGCTGCGGCCGCCGCTGTCGTACCTGCCGGGCACGAACCGGCGCGCCCGCATCGGCGTACCGGGCAGCATGACGCTGGCCCGCCGGGACGCGCTGGCCGCCGCGTTCCCCGCGGCGACGCTGTCGGTCACGCCGCTGGTCGACACGATGCGGCAGATCAAGTACCCGGCCGAGATCGCGCTGCACGCCGACGCGGCCCGGATCACCGACCGGATGCTGGTCGCCGGCCGCGAGCTGATCGAGCAGGCGCTTCGCGCCGGCACCGACCTGCCCAGCGAGGCCGAACTCGCCGCGCACGTCGGCGGCGTCGGCACCGGCATCATGTACGCCGAGCACACCGACGTGGTGGTGGTCGGGCTGCTCGCCGGCGGCCTGGTGTACGCCGGCGCCAACTCGGCCCACCCGCACGCACTGCCGTCCGGGTACCGGTTGCGCGCCGGCGACACGTTCATGCTGTCGCTGGGCTGCGCCGTCGGCGGCCGGTACGTGGAGGGCGAGCGCACGTTCGTGCTCGGCGAGCCGTCGGCGCAGCAGCGCCGGTACCACGACGCGGTACGCGAGGCGCAGCAGGTCGGCGCCGACGCGATCCGCCCCGGCGCGGTGTGCAGCGAGGTCAACCGGCAGTGCCTGCAGGTGATCGTCGACGCCGGGTTCGGCGGGTACCTGCGGCACCGGCAGGGCCACGGGATCGGCCTGGGCATGCACGAGCCACCGTGGCTCGCCGACGGCGACGACACCGTACTGGCCGCGAACATGATCGTGTCCAACGAGCCGGGCCTCTACGTCCCCGAGCACGCCGGCTACCGGATCTCCGACTCGATGCTCGTCACCGAGACCGGTTCGCGCCGGCTGACGAGCTACCCGCGCGGACTCGACGACCTCGTCATCTCCCTGTAGCGCAACGGAAAGGTGCTGCCCATGCGGCTGACGATCAACGACAACGAGCTCGCCGTCGAGGTGTTCGGCGACGACGACGCCCCGGTACTGATCGCCCACCACGGCGCGCCGGGCCTCGGGTCGCGGGCCGAACCGCGGGCCACGTTCGGGCCGTTCGCCGACACGTTCCGGGTGATCGTGTTCGACGCCCGCGGATCCGGCGAGTCCGGCGGCAACGAGCCGTACACGCACGAGCAGTGGGCCGCCGACGTCGAGGGGCTGCGGCAGTGGGCCGGGGTGGAGCGGTTCGTGATGGCCGGCGGCTCCTACGGCGGGTTCATCTCGATGGAGTACGCGATCCGGCACCCCGACCGGGTGTCCGCGCTGGTGCTGCGCGACACCTCACCCGACCACTCCAACGACGACGCGGCGCGGCGCAACGCCGCCGCGTCCACCCGGGTGACCATCGACATGGCGAAGCTGGACCGGATCAACACCGGCCAGGTGCGCGACGACGACGACCTGCGCGACTGCTGGCGCGAGATCCTCCCGCTGTACGACCACGTGTACGACCCGGCCGCGGTCGAGGCGAAGGTGGCGGCGACACCGTACCGCTACGCCACCCACAACTACGCCTTCGCGCACAACCAGCCGCACTACGACATCAAGGCGCAGCTGCCGGCGATCACCTGCCCGACCCTGGTCACGGTGGGGCGCGACGACTGGATCACCCCGGTGGAGTGCAGTGAGACGATAGTGTCGCTGATTCCGGACTCCCGGCTCGTGGTGTTCGAGAAGTCCGGTCATTCACCGCAGATCGAGGAGGCCGACGAGTGGCGGCGGGTGGTGCGTGAGTTCCTGCACGAGGTCGGCGCCGATGCGCGCTGACCGGTACGAGCGCCGCCGGCGGCAGCCCCGCCCCGGCCGGCGACAGCCGCGCCCCGGCCGCGTCGAGACGGGCCGCGGATGAACGCTCCGGCGCTGGACGAGCTGAGCCGGCAGATCGTCGTCGCGTTGCAGGACGACGGCCGGGCCAGCTGGACCGACATCGCCGCGGCCTGCGGCAGCTCGCTGTCGGCGGTGTCCCGGCGCGGCCAGCAGCTGCTGCGCGACGGCATCGTCCGGGTCGCCGCCGTCCCGGACACCCAGCATGCCGGGCCGGCCGACCTGTTCGTGCTACGCATCACCTGCTCCCCCGGCCGGCAGGCGCGGGTCTGCGCGCAGCTCGCCGACCGTGCCGACGTGCGGTTCCTCGCGCTGGTCAGCGGCGCGTACGACATCATCGCCGAGATCAACGTGCCGCGCGCCGACTCGGTCGCCGCCCGGGTGGTCGAGGAGATCCAGACCATCGACGGCATCGCCCGGTGCGAGACCGACCTGCGGCTGCACACCTACAAGGTGGCGCACGACTGGTACCGCGGCGGGGATGTCGACGCCGGCCCGGAGCCGCACGAGTGCGCGCCGGAGCACTTCGACGCCACCGACCGCGCCATCATCGCCGAGCTGCGCGCGCACGCCCGGGACAGCTTCCGTACCGTCGCCGGGCGGTTGTCGATCAACGAGTCCACCGTGCGGCGGCGGTTCGAGGCGATGCGCGACCGGGGCTGCCTGACCGTTACCACCCTCGTACCGTCGGCCGCGCTCGGCTTCGAGTCCGAGGTGCTGCTCGACGTCACCGTCGCGCCGTCCCGGCTGGACGAGGTGGCCAGGGAGCTCGCCACCCACCGCGGAGTGCGCTACGTGGCGGCGATGCTGTCGGCGAACTGCCTGATGTGCGAGCTGATCCTGCCCTCGGAACGCGACCTGTTCCGGTTCACCACCGACACCCTCGGCGCGCTGTCCGGTGTGGAGGGTTGGCGGGCCAGCATGGAGCTGCTCACCATCCGCCGCGGCTTCGTGGAGACCCCGTGGTGGCGCACCCAGCTCCCCTGCCACCCGCAGACCTGACACCGCCGGCCGGCAACCCGGCGCCGCCCGCGGTCCGGGCGCGCCACGGCGTTGATCAAGGGGTGCGGTCACCTCGACCGAGGAGGATGCTCCGCGCTCCCTTGATCAACTCCGCGATGCCTTGATCGACCGGTCAGTACGAGCGGGCCACGTAGGCGGTGAGGTCGGGCTCGTCCTCGCTGTCGGGCACCGAGCCGTCGGCCCGGACCAGGCAGCGCACCGTGACCGCCTGCTTGTTCAGCTCCGCCTCGCCGGCGGTGCCCAGCGTCGACCACGGGATCCGGGCGAAGCCGGTCGCCGCGGCCTCCACCGCGTCGGCGGCGGTGGTCACGTCGACGGTGCGCGCCTCCCGGAACGCGAGCGCCTGGTCGTACAGCGCCTGCTGGTCGGCGGCGAGCGCGGCCTGGATCTCGTCCACCGCCTTGTCCACCGGTACCGGCGTCTTGCCACCGGTCGAGCGCCGGGCGAGGACCACGTTGCCGGCCGCGAGGTCCCGCGGGCCGACCTCGACCCGGATCGGGTACCCCTTCAGCTCGGCGTCGACGGCGCGCCGGCCGAACGGCGTGTCGGTACGGTCGTCGAACCCGACCCGCACCCCGGCGTCGCGTAGCGCGTCCCGCAGCTTCGCCGCGGTCTCCGGCACCGCATCCCCGGACTTGACCACCATCACGTGCGCCTGGATCGGCGCCAGCCGCGGCGGCACGCGCAGCCCGTTGTCGTCGCCGTGGCACATGATCATGCCGCCGATCATCCTCGTGGTGCTACCCCACGACGTCGTCCAGGCGTGCTCGCGGCCGCCGGTGTCCGAGGTGTACTCGATCCCGAACGCCTTGGCGAAGTTCTGGCCCAACTCGTGCGACGTGCCCATCTGCAGGGCCTTGCCGTCGCGCATCATCGCTTCCAGCGTGTACGTGTTGGTCGCGCCGGCGAACCGCTCCGCGGTCGTCTTGCGACCGACGACCAGCGGCATGGCCAGCACGTTGACCATCAAGTCCTGGTACGCCTCGTGCAGGATGCGGCGCGCGTACGCCCGGGCGTCGGCCTCGCTGGCGTGCGCGGTGTGCCCCTCCTGCCACAGGAACTCGCTGGTACGCAGGAAGATGCGCGGGCGCAGCTCCCAGCGCACCACGTTCGCCCACTGGTTGAGCAGCAGCGGCAGGTCGCGGTAGGACTGCACCCACTTGGCCATGAACTCGCCGATGATCGTCTCGGACGTCGGCCGCACGATGATCGGCTCGTCCAGGTCCTTGCCGCCGGCGTGGGTGACCACCGCGAGCTCCGGCGAGAACCCCTCGACGTGCTGCGCCTCGCGCTTGAGGTAGCTCTCCGGGATGAACAGCGGGAAGTACGCGTTCTGGGCGCCGGCCAGCTTGATCCGGTCGTCCATCTCCGACTGGATCCGCTCCCAGATCGCGTACCCGGTCGGTCGGATCACCATGGTGCCGCGCACCGGGCCGTTGTCGGCCAGCTCGGCCTTGTTGATCACGTCCTGGTACCAGCGGGGAAAGTCCTCCGCCTGCGGGGTCAGCACTCGCGCCATGGTCCGACATCCTATTCGCCCAGCAAGACCGCCTTACCAGCGGCGTGCCCCTGGCGTACCGCGGTCCGGGAACCTCTCGGCCGTCGGTGTCGGATCGGGCGTGGCTCGTTCGTGGAGTATGTGGGCGCGGGCAGTGGGCTCGCGGCGGAAGGAGTCGACGTGGCGCAGTACATCATCTACTTCAACCAGCAGTGGGTGGGCGACCACCCCGAGGAGTGGTTCGCGGCCCGGGGACCGCTCGCGAAGGCGGTGGTGGAGGAGATCAAGGCCGCCGGTGCGTACGTCTTCGCCGGCGGGCTGGAGGAGGACCACGGCAAGGCGTTCAGCGCGGACGCGACCAGCGGCACGCTGACCTTCACCGACGGCCCCTACACCGAGACCAAGGAGTTCCTCGGCGGGCTCACCGTGGTCGACGTGGCCGACGAGGCGGCCGCCCGGCTGTGGGCCGGCAAGATCGCGGAGGCGTGCGGCTGGCCGCAGGAGGTCCGCCGGGTCGGCTGAGGTCGCGAGGTCCGCCGGGCCGGTCGAGGCCCGGCGGGTTCAGAGCGTGCGACGCCGGACGGCCCCGACGAAGGACCGCCACGCGACCTGGTCGACGACGAGGCGGCCGGCGTCGGGGCTCTTGCTGTCCCGGACGTACCAGGTCTCGCCGCTCGCGGCGACCTCGACGCAGTTGCCGCCCTGGTTGCCGCTGCGGCTACTCTTCCACCAGCGCAGCTCGTCGCTCACCGGGCGTCGTCCTTGACCATCGCCACGAACGACCGCCACGAGGCGACGTCGACCGTGAGGTGACCGGCCGCGGGGTCCTTGCTGTCACGGACGTACCAGGCGTCACCGCTCGCAGCGACCTCGACGCACGCCCCGCCTTGGTTGCCGCTGCGGCTACTCTTCCACCAGAGCAGACCATCGATGTCGGTCACAGGTCTCCCAACGTTGCCGCGATCATGTCCGCCGAGTCGGCGGGCGACAGCGCCAAACCACGCAGCGCGTCGAATCTCAGGCGCAATTGTGTCACCACATCGGGTGCGATCAATAGTCGACCGGCGCCCGGCCCTTCCACGTAGACGACATGCTCACGGTTCGGCAGATCGAGCACGAAGAACGAGCCGTCCATCGCGGCGTGGACGCCGGCATTGAACGGCATGATCTGGAGGCGGATGTGTTGGCGTTGAGCCATGTCCAGCAGGTGGTCGAGCTGGGTGCGCATCACGTCGGGGGTGCCGACGGGACGGCGGAGTACGCCCTCGTCCAGCACGGCCCAGAGCAGCGGCGGGGACTCGCGGTCCAGGATCTCCTGGCGTTCCAGGCGGGCGGCGAGCTGGCGGTCGGTCTCGTCGGGGCTGTTGGGCGGCCAGCTCGCGCCGATCACGGTACGGGCGTAGTCGGCGGTCTGCAGCAGCCCCGGCACCGCCTGCACCTCGAACTCGTGGATCGCCGTCGCGGTCGCCTCCATCTCCACGAACGGCCGGAACCACGACGGGTACGCCTCGCGGGTGAGCAGCGGCCACAGCCGCATCAGCGCCCCACCGGTCCCCAACACCTCGTCACAACGCCGGGTGAAGTCCTTGTTGGGTGAGCGGCGGCCGGTCTCGATCATGCTGACCAGGCCGGACGAGCAGTACACCCGCTGCGCCAGCTCGTCCTGGGTCAGCCGCGCCTCGATCCGGTACCGGCGCAGCTCGGCGGCGAACAGCGCCGGCACCGAGGGCGCGTCCGGGCCGGTCAACAGCGCGCGCACGCCCGGCGGTACGTCCGCACCGGGATCGTTGGGCGGCCGGCCGGGTTCGGGTCGAGCCGCACCCGGCTCGTGCGGATCCGCACCTGGTTCACCGGGAACCTGCCCGTTCGTACCGTTCACACGTTGAGCCTAGATGCCTACCGTCCGTACCGAAAGACCGGCAGGCTCCTCGGCATGACCACCACACCCCGCGGCCTCGACGCCGCGCTCCGCGATCACCTGACCAGCCTCGTGCCCGGCCTGGACCTCACCGCGCTGCCGCGCCGGTTCCTGCTGGTCGACTACACCGACGACAGCGACACCGGCTCGCCCGAGATCGCCGGCTGGGGACTGCGGGTCGCCGATTCGGCGCTCGTGGTCCACCGCGACCACACGGTCAGCCAGTTCCGGCCCGCCCGGCGCGCCTTCGAGCGGCTGGTCGACTGCCACGACGAACTCCTCTGGCTGGACGAGCCGATCGACGGCGGCACGGTACCGAGCGCCAACGGCTCCTCCGCCGAACCGGAGGGGAAGGACGGCCGGGCCCCGGATCCGGGCTGAGACCGGCACGAATCACGCCGCCGTCGGCACGTCGCCGCCTCGTCTCGGCCGACCATGACCCCGATCACGACCCGCTTGCGTTAGTCGTACTAACGATATAGGTTCACTCCCGTCAGAAACGTTAGCCAGACGAACGTTAGAGGAACATACGGATTGAGAGGTCACGATGACGATCGCGAGCAACACCTTCGGTACCGCGCTGATCGGCCAGACCGAGAAGGCGCTCAACGCGATCCTGGAGCGGCAGCTTGCCGGTACCGGTGTCACCGAGCCGCAGTGGGTGACCCTGACGCTGGCCGTCGTCGGCGGCGGGGACCTCGACCGGGACGAACTCGTCGGCCGGGTCGGCGCCGCCACCCGGTTCAGCCCGGCGGCGGTACGCGAGCGGATCGGCGAGCTGAGTGCCGCGGGCCTGCTGCGCGACGGCGGCGACGGCCGCATCCAGGTCACCGACGAGGGGCGGGCGCGCTTCACGCAGGTTCGCGCCGCGATCGGCCCGATCACCGAGCGGCTCTGGGGCGACCTGCCCGTCGAGGACCTGGCCGCCGCCGGCCGCGTCCTGGCCGTCGTGTTGGACCGCGCGCACGGTGAGCTGGCCGACGCCTGAGTCTCCCGCCGGGGCCGGCTGCCGGGCCCCCACGGGCCCGGCAGCCCCGGT
This genomic interval carries:
- a CDS encoding dipeptidase — its product is MLEPAARYTGYTAWDYLEPDVDYRAFRYAKQIGRVPEYAGLSLSDDQAKRAERLLRDEIVISLHDHVQVFPEDMGELREHIRQGREPTGYEGLARSGMTAVFDNGMDGTCCISSDAGWKYSDVLFDLGVRMADLAHQDFVVKAETVADIRHAHATGRLAHVFGLEAATMIENEVDRLDVLYGFGVRQIGIAYSEANTLGSGLKERGDGGLTYFGERAVKRMNKLGVAIDISHSGDRTALEVIQTSTKPVFITHCGSREVWPTNRMKPDALIAACAERGGVLGLEAAPHTSLSEAHPKHSLESVMDHFTHLVDVVGIDHVAFGPDTLFGDHVGLHDAFAKNLSIAQAHGHVDYPKVEYVDGLENPAECFTNIIGWLVAHEYSDDEIRKVVGGNILRVLDEVWV
- a CDS encoding ABC transporter substrate-binding protein — translated: MRRRSFAALAATAVGAPAVGGVLAGCAPSPRPGSRAAGATLTVATTTDVVNFNPLVGNSRTDYWITDLMYPRLLTIDEAGNKQPWLAVRYGYHDPKTGYYRIRDDVRWSDGKPVTAADVAFTINAIKRDKPAGNTTFGQLTNVARASAASATEVLLHLSKPDQTVLREVGFWMNVVPAHVFGKVSNVATFANTGDWVGCGPYTLVSAAKGQAYTLERTEPYPWAPGGKPSLARVVFRVYPDINTEILALRSGEVDLIANTLPPAQVDVLRHTTGITVRKVPGLGYAHLAYNMKHKPLDKLAVRQALAHAVDYAAIRRVVLQGQAVSTHSSPIAPVLTAYADPSMTEYRHDPAHARRLLRQAGYHADARGRFGLSLRMIYSLQDAVTAQWASMVASDAAKAGITITLQGMDRNTYLAKTDAGDYDIYAGNFAIMDDPVTNMALTYLPGGAINYSKVDDPALSKLITDAQVATPDEQRELVAKAAHLVRDNVYDNVVYMQNFYVAHRTEWTGFVAKPSELLTVVDPASLARVRTRS
- a CDS encoding ABC transporter permease, with protein sequence MSTALRFAGRRVARGLLTLWFAVTATFLLLRLLPGNPALAVANPNMTKHDQALLLHQYGLDQPLIVQYGKYLWQLLHGNLGISFTQQVPVSSVLLARLPWTLLLTGSALAVTIAVGVPLGVLAATRRGTVVDRLVQLGGVVGQSLFVPSVGIFLLFFFGLWLRWLPIGGAYSPDAAGAGWYGNVLAHLVLPCLSLMLLQIGSYVLTLRASLIDALGEDYCELARAKGLPNRAVVWKHALRNALLPTTTLVGLQLGFLVGGAVLTETIFAYPGIGRGIYEAVTQLDYPVLQGAFVLLAATVVVASMLTDLLYGVLDPRVRTR
- a CDS encoding ABC transporter permease, with amino-acid sequence MTAQARTDAPAAVLEPVAVAESSARRTWRAFRRNPLGLPAVVVVAVLILVGLCAPLITAEPSGYGPDVLQAPSAAHWFGTDNLGRDIFAEVVWGTRASMLVAVCSSALAIALGVLVAVVGAYFRRLDTAVGTLVDLMLSLPVLPLMILIAALAGPSLPVTVAVIAAFSWPEVTRVVRSAALSVVGLPYMDAARVIGGSHRWIIRKHLLPATAPVIVVSVVLTASRAVLSAAGLAFLGLSDAQSWSWGRILYEAQQSGAMSSAWWTTLFPSLAILALVVSATLMSIAYNDARNPRNQGR
- a CDS encoding M24 family metallopeptidase is translated as MASLSQRLPAEHYRTVQSAVRDRLAGAGLDALCTDDPDDVAYLTGFFHHPGERPVAVLLDADRTVLVLPELEREHAQAQRAAAELVAFPEYPGLRPPLSYLPGTNRRARIGVPGSMTLARRDALAAAFPAATLSVTPLVDTMRQIKYPAEIALHADAARITDRMLVAGRELIEQALRAGTDLPSEAELAAHVGGVGTGIMYAEHTDVVVVGLLAGGLVYAGANSAHPHALPSGYRLRAGDTFMLSLGCAVGGRYVEGERTFVLGEPSAQQRRYHDAVREAQQVGADAIRPGAVCSEVNRQCLQVIVDAGFGGYLRHRQGHGIGLGMHEPPWLADGDDTVLAANMIVSNEPGLYVPEHAGYRISDSMLVTETGSRRLTSYPRGLDDLVISL
- a CDS encoding alpha/beta fold hydrolase, encoding MRLTINDNELAVEVFGDDDAPVLIAHHGAPGLGSRAEPRATFGPFADTFRVIVFDARGSGESGGNEPYTHEQWAADVEGLRQWAGVERFVMAGGSYGGFISMEYAIRHPDRVSALVLRDTSPDHSNDDAARRNAAASTRVTIDMAKLDRINTGQVRDDDDLRDCWREILPLYDHVYDPAAVEAKVAATPYRYATHNYAFAHNQPHYDIKAQLPAITCPTLVTVGRDDWITPVECSETIVSLIPDSRLVVFEKSGHSPQIEEADEWRRVVREFLHEVGADAR
- a CDS encoding Lrp/AsnC family transcriptional regulator, whose amino-acid sequence is MNAPALDELSRQIVVALQDDGRASWTDIAAACGSSLSAVSRRGQQLLRDGIVRVAAVPDTQHAGPADLFVLRITCSPGRQARVCAQLADRADVRFLALVSGAYDIIAEINVPRADSVAARVVEEIQTIDGIARCETDLRLHTYKVAHDWYRGGDVDAGPEPHECAPEHFDATDRAIIAELRAHARDSFRTVAGRLSINESTVRRRFEAMRDRGCLTVTTLVPSAALGFESEVLLDVTVAPSRLDEVARELATHRGVRYVAAMLSANCLMCELILPSERDLFRFTTDTLGALSGVEGWRASMELLTIRRGFVETPWWRTQLPCHPQT